TCGGCGGAATTGCGCTTCGCGCAGTCTCGGCACTCATCCTCGTATTCGCGACCTACAACCCCGAAGGGAAGTCGTTCTACCATTGGGCCATCGCGCCACTCCTGGGCGGCACGCCGGGCACCGGTCCCGCCTCGGTCAAGTTCCTGGCCGGCATCGCGTTGGTGGCCGGCTGGGTAGTGTTCTCACCGCCACCCGTCGCTCCATCGGTATCGCCGGATCGGCCCTCGTCCTGGCCATCTCCGGCGGCATCGTCTGGATGCTGCTCGACTTTGGCGTGGTCAGCGCCAGTTCCGCCCGTGGCATCACCTACGTCGTCCTCATCTGCACGGCGCTGTTGCTGGCCGTCGGCATGAGCTGGTCACACTTGTCCCGCAAACTCAGCGGACAGGTGGACATGGACCAAACCGACTAGCAATTCCCTCGTCGCGCCGAGCGACGTAACGTTCGATGGTGGCACCGCCCGTCCGTCTCCATGTCCGTCCCCCGCTCTCCACGCCCGCGCAGCGCCGGGCGTTGCGCGATCTCGTGCGCGCCGATTGCGCCAATGCGCCGGGCGTCTATCGCATGCTGGGGCCCACTGGCTTGGTATTGTATGTCGGCCAGTCGCGCCGGCTGCGCACGCGCCTGCTCTCGTACTTCCGCGCCACAAAGCGTCGGGACAAGGCCGCTCGTATTCTGCGCCACGCGTTCGCTATCGAGTGGGAATACACCAACTGCGAATTCAGCGCGTTGCTTCGCGAGCTGCGGCTCATCAAGCAGCATCGTCCGCAGTTCAATAGCATGATGGTGACCGACGACTGGCCACGGGCGTATATCGCGCTCACCGGCGGCGCGGTTCCGGGTGTAACGGTCGTCCCACGCTCCGACGACCCGTCCGCCATCGCGATGTTCGGGCCATTTCGCAAAGTCTCCATGCTGCGCGAAGCGGTGCGTGCCTTGGCCGACGCCACGGGGCTCCGCGATTGCGCGCTGGAAGAAGCCGCGCCAACAGCCAAAACGTCGACACTCTGGTTTGACAGCGAGACCGGCGGCGCTGTGTCGGCGCGGCGACCCACGCGCACCCGGGCGCCCGGCTGCTTGCGTCACGAGCTCGGCACCTGTGCCGGTCCCTGCATCGGCGCTGGTGATGGCGCGGCGTATCGCGCGCAGGCCACGCAGATTCGCGACTTCCTCGAAGGGAAATCCGACGCGCCCGTCGATAATCTGGAACGCGCCATGCAGGCCGCGTCAGCGGCGCTGGAGTTCGAGCGCGCGGCCGTGTTGCGCGACCGCTTGGAACGCGTGCGCTGGTTGCATCAACGCGTACAGCACTTTCACGCGAATATGGACCGACTCATTTCGGTATCACGCCCGTGGCGTGGACGACAGCGAATGGTGTATCTCGTGCGGCGCGGCACGGTACGAGCCGAGGTTCGCGCCCCATCCACGGCCAAGGCGCGCAGTCAACTTGAAACGCTGGCGCGACGAATCTTCGACGGCCCGGATCCTTCCGGCGCCGACATCCCGTCACACGATCTCGATGAGTTCTATCTCGTGGCCAGCTGGTTCCGTCGACGCGCGGATGAGCGCGCCAAAACCCGTCCCGCCAACCCGCGATAGGGTCGGACGGGACGGTTGTTGTCGCCGCTCAGCTCGGCTTCTTCGGCGTCGCGGGCACCCCTTTCTTCGCGGTGTCCATCTTGGCCATCGCGCCTTTCTTCCCCTTCTTGGCGACGTGCTTGGTGGTGTCCGTCTTCTTGGTCGTGTCGACCTTCGCCGTTGACGGCTTCGCGGCCGTCTTCACAGCCACGGGCTTGTCAGCCAACTTCTTGGCGGTTGGCTGCTGGGCACCGGCCACGCCGGCAAATACGAGCGAGGCGGCGACAAGGCTGAAACGGATGCGGTTCATAGGAGACTCCTGGTTAGTCTTTATGTCCGTGGCCATCGCGAAATGCGACGCTGTTGACGAAGGAGAGTCTACCTGTGGCCACCTTAATCACCGATTAACGCCGATCCCATGCGCTTGCTGGTTGTCGAAGACGATCCGCGGCTGGCCACACTGATTGCGCGCGGATTGCGCGAGCAGACGTATGCCGTTGATGTCGTGGGTAACGGCAAGGATGCCATCGTGCAGGCCGCTGTGAACAGCTACGACGCGATCATCCTCGACGTCATGCTCCCCGGCCTCGACGGGTTCGCCGTGCTCAAGGAGTTGCGTGCCCGCGGCATGCGCACGCCGGTCATGATGCTCACCGCACGCGATGCGGTCGCCGATCGCATTACAGGGCTGGACAGTGGCGCCGACGACTATCTCAACAAGCCATTCGATTTCGGTGAGCTTCTGGCCCGGTTGCGCGCCCTGCTGCGTCGTCCTGAAAACCTCCAGTCCGATGTGCTGCGGGTGGGCGACCTCGAAATCGATCGGCTGGCGCACACCGTCTCGCGTGCTGGCATGCCCATTGCACTCACCGCCAAGGAGTTCTCGCTGCTTGAACTCCTGGCTCGACGGGCAAACACAGTCGTGTCACGCGCCGACATCGTTGCCCACGTGTGGGATGACAATCACGACACCTTTACCAATGCCGTCGAAGTGTACGTGAATCGCCTGCGGGGCAAGATCGACAAGGCGCCGTGGCCCGCCATGCTGCATACACGTCGCGGCGCGGGATACGTGCTCTCGGCCACGGCGCCCCCGTGAGCATTACGGTATGAGCAACGGCCGATCCACGCCAGTGCGCGTCTCGATCCGGCTTCGACTGACGCTCTGGAACGCCAGTGTGCTGGCGCTGCTGTTGAGTGTCTTTGGCGTCGCCTCGTGGATCACCATGCGCGGCGTATTGCAAGCGCGCGCCAACACCACCGTCAGCGAGTCGGCGCGCGCCATCGCCGGTGCCGTGCTCGCGGAACGACAGGGTGCACGCCGTATCGCAGACAGCACGCGCGTGGTGCGGACGGCCGTACGCGACGCTTTACGCGAGCTCCATATCGGCGATTTCGATGTACTCATCGTGGATGACGCGCGCGCGTGGTGGCCGCCAATCGCGTGCCCACCCGCCGACGCACCAACACGCGCCCCGGGGCGCACATCGCGCCGACGCCCCCGGTTGACCCCGACACCGTGGCGCTGTCACCGCCTGTGCGCGAATTGTTGCGCCTCAAGCCGCTCGGCAACGAGACCCTGCTGCGCTCGCTGACCATCGACGATCAGATCTGGCGCGCCGCACTCGTCCGCGTCGGCCCGGGGATCGTCGATTCCCTGGAGCCCGCACTCATCGTTGGCGTCCTGCGCTCCGATGAAGAGGACGTGGCCGTGCTGGACCGCGTGCGCACCACGCTGCTGCTGGCCATTCCCTTCGCCCTCGCCGTAACCATCCTCGCCGGCTACCTGCTGGCGCGACGCAGTCTCGCGCCCGTGGAGGAAATGGCGGCGTCGGCGGCGCGCATTTCCGCCGCTACATTGGACGAACGCCTACCCGTCAGCAATCCGTACGACGAACTGGGTCGCCTGGCCACGGTGGTCAACGATCTCCTGGCACGCGTGGATGTCGCCTTTCGTGTTCAGCGGCAGTTCGTGGCTGATGCGTCGCATGAACTGCGCACGCCCATCGCCATTGTGCGCGGAGAAGCGGACGTGGCACTGCAAATGCCCACGCGCGCAGAAGCCGAGTATCGGGACGCCCTGGCGATCATTCGCGACGAGTCGGTGCGTCTGTCCCGCATTATCGACGATCTCTTTCTGTTGGCGCGAGCCGATGCGGCCAGCCCCATTCACCAACGCGAGCGGGTTGACATTGGCGAGTTGCTTGCGGCGAGCGTTCGTAGTGTGCGGACCATCGCCGACGACCAGCATATGCGCTTGACACTCGAGCATGCTGGTGACAATCGCGATGCCGTGTTCGTGGATGGGGATCCGGTGCTGCTCCGACGCCTGTTGCTGAACCTGCTGGACAATGCGCTGAAGCACACACCGCGGGATGGCGCCATTTCGGTAGCGTTCCGCAACACTGCGTCGCACGTCGTCATAGTCGTTGCCGACTCCGGTCCGGGTATCCCGCCAGAGCTGCGCCCGCGCATCTTCGATCGCTTTGTCCGGGGTGCGGTTGACGCGGGGGAGGGTCTGTCGTCAGGCACGAGTCGCGTGCCAACGGCCAGCGGCGCCGGGCTGGGATTGGCCATCGCACAAGCCATAGCCCATGCGCACGGCGGGCAGATCGTCCTCGACAACACCACAACGGGCGCAGCGTTTCGTGTTACCCTGTTGCGAGACTGAGCAGACCGATTCTGGTTTGACAATCACCTGACCAGCAGGGCCAGCACATGCGCCACCAGCGCACTGCTATTGCGGTCAAAGTGATGGCCACCCGGGCGCGCATCCTTCGTCATCAGCCCCGATGAGTCGTCGCGACAACCAGATGTCTCCTCGTCCGTGCCATACACGCACACCATGCGCGTGCCGCGTAGCTTTTCGAGTTCCGGCTCGATCGCAATGTCGCTGGCTCGACGCGTGTCCTTCACCAAGTCGATGAGATGAAATTCGAAACTGGCCATCGGCGCCAGACCGAACATGGCAATGCCGGCAAGTTGCGCCGCGAGCGGCTGAGGTAACCGGGTGGCGACAAACGGCGCCATGTCCGCGCCACGGGAATAGCCCACCAGCAGCAGTCGATCGGCTGGCCATCGACGCTGCGCCGCATCGATGGCGCGCACCACAGCCGCGGCCGTGGCCTCCGGTGTTCTGGGCTTCGACAGCCACGCCCGCGAGTTGAATCCGACTACGCCAATGCCGTGCGCGGCAAGACCGTCCGCGACCTCCTTGATCAGCTCCGCCCACCCGCCATCACCGCTGAGCAGCACCGCGGTGACATGTGCACTGACACCCTGTGGTGCCACCCAGATAAGCGGCAGGTCGGCCACCGACGAAGCAGGCGATATCTGCGCCGCCATCGTCGGTACGTGCAACGCAATCATTGAGACCAGCGAGAGTCCGTGCACGAGTCGCTTCATTTGCGCACCAGGCCTCCTAATCCGCCCGAGATCAGCGCGGCCACATTGGTAAGAATTCGCGGCAACGCCAATCCCCCCGGCGATGCCAGATAGCGCGGCTCCCAGATGGGATCAAACTTGTCCTTGTACTGTCGCAAGCCGCGGAAGTTGTAAAAGTGCTCGCCGAATTTGAACACGAACGCACCGGCACGGTTCCAGAGTGGGGCCAGCGCCCGCGACTCAAGCCCCGACAACGGCGCCATGCCGAGGCTGAAGTGGGCGTAGCTTTCGGCGTGTCCCCACAGCATGAGATTCGTGAACAGGAAGTCCATGACGCCCGGCGGCGCCACCGGCGTCCAGCGCATCAAGTCAACACTCAGCTCGGCGCGATTGCCCGCGCGCCACACATTGGCAAACGCCACAGGCGTCCCCGCATGCCGCACCAACGCGATCGGTTGGTGCGCCAAATAGTCGGCATCAAAGCGACCCAGGGAGAATCCCTTTTCGCGCACATGCTTTTCCTCCAGCCAAGCCTCTGAAATCGACGCGAGCGTCGGGAGCAACGGGGGAACATCGGTTTCATGGACGATCTCAAAGGTGACCTGCCGCTTCTCCGCATCCTTCATGACTCGGCGCAGTCCTTTGCGCGTGTTGCCGTCAAGACTGAAATCCGCCAAGGGCACCAGCGCCTCCTCGCCAAGCTTGAGCAGCGATAGCCCAAGATCGATGTACAGGGGCAGACGGGACGTGCCGACCTCGTAGAACACCGTCCAGCCGCCGTGTCGATCGGCCAACTCGCGAAACCGCCACGCCAACTCGTCACCGGCGTCGACATCACCAATCGGATCCCCAAGCGCAACCCAGCTTCGACCTTCCACGCCATACATCAGCATCGATCGATCCGCATCGTCCATCAGCAGCGCCTTGTCGCCCAACAATGCCAGATTCGCGCGCGTATCGGACGCGCGCAGCACGATACCCTTGGCACGCATCAGGGTAACGGCGTCTGGCAACACGGGATCGGCCGGCGCATGTCGCATCAGGCGCCAGAACGCCAGAATGACCGTGCTGCCCAGTACCACGAACGTCGAACGCAGGAATCGCGGCGCGTCCGCGTGCCGACTGAAGCGCCACCAGAGATCGCTGTCGTATTCCACGTGTCGGTACGCGAACAATCCAAACGCCACGCTCGCGCCAATGGCCGCCACAATCGCGACAACCCATTCGGGCTCGAGTGGTTCGGCGAGCAGCGCGGCACGTCGGTGAAATGCCGCCCGACTGGGGATCAGAACCGTCAGCACCGTCGCCAGGATCAACGCCTCCTCGATGTCGAGACCTTTGAGCAGCGACGCGACGATGCCGGCGCTCAACGCAATGACACTCAGTACCCACGCCGCGTCGAGACGTCGACGAAGCGCCCACGCCAGCACCACCAGCGCCGCACCGACGAGACTGCCGGTCAGATGCGACACTTCGATGACGCCCAGCGGCAGAATGCGCTCGAGCGCGGCCACGCGCGAACGTTCCGCCGGGGTGGCACCGGAGAGCAGCAAAATCAGCCCGGCAATGAAAGTCGCCGCACTGAGGATTGTCGGGAGGACCGTCGGCCCCCATCGCCCCGCCAGTCGTGCTGTGAACCGCGCGGCATTGGCGAGATCCCGTTGACGTCGACGCGCCAGCATGACCGCCAGCATCAACGCCGCGATCATGAACGGCAGCAGGTAGTACACCGCGCGATACGCGACCAGCGCCGCAATCGCGAGCGGTGCGCCAATCACCGGTGTCAACAACACAACCATGAGGGAGTCGAACACGCCCAGACCGCCCGGCACGTGACTGGCCAGGCCGATCGCCTGCGCCAACGCAAAGGAGCCGAGGAATGCCACGAATCCCAGACCGGGTGTGGCTGGGAGCAGCGCCCACAGCACCGCAGCAGCCAGGGTCCAGTCCGCCGCGGCCACGGCAACCTGCAGCGCCGTCAGGACGACCCCCGGCGGGGCGAGTGCGACACCGCCAATGACGATGGGTCGTCGTCGAACGCTGGCCAGGACCAGATACGACAGGACAACACCCAGCAGGCCGATACCGATCGCGCGGAACACGGTGGACGAGGCATACGCAATGGCGGCCGACGGTAGCGGCTCGAATGTCAGCGCCAGTCCGGACGCGCCCAGCAAGCCGATCCAGAAACCAATGGCGGAGAACGTCGCGGCGCGCGCCACGTCGGATGTGGTCAGTCCGCTCTCGGTCCAGAATCGCAATCGAAACGCCCCGCCGGTAATCGCCGCGAAACCCAGCGTTTGACTGAACGCGTATGCGAAGAGCGATGCCTGCAGCGACTTGCGCAGCGGAATCGGGGTGCGCGCGTAGCGCAGCCCGAGCACATCATACAGGGGCAGCACCGCATAGCATGCCACGGTCAGCGCCAGTGCGTCCAGCAGTGATCGACGCGACCACGTCGACAGCGTGTGCATTACGGCGTGATAGGTCGTGGTGTGCAATTCATCGCGCACGACAATCCCGGCAATGACGAGAATGACCAGTGACGTCAACGGAAGCAGCCAGCGACGCCAGGCGACAGACTCGCCGTGCAACGAGGACGCGCTCGGAAGCGACTCGGCGGTTGCCGGATGGGTCATGAGGGTCTGGTACACCGGAGTGAATCCCAAGGGCCTGCACCGCCATCGCGCGATCCAGACCCCTTGAATAGAACCGGTCAACCTTGCGGCGCGATTAACCGCAGTCGCACGTCCGTTTGTTACGCCAGACACCCCTTCACACGGTACGGGCGAGTTCTATCTTAGTGCCAGCGGGTTTCAACGGCGCCCGAATAGACGTGCCCGCACACGACCTACCGCCTGACCGAGGGCCTCACTCATGACTGCGTTGCCCGCTCGCCTCGCCATCCTTTCATGCAGCGCCGTGCTGATGGTACCAGGCGCGATCTCGGCGCAACCGACGACGGCGACAACGGCCGACACCGTGCGCCTCACCGAATGGACGGTGCCGTGGGAGAAGACCACCCCGCGGGATCCATCACTCGATGCCAGCGGTCGCGTCTGGTTTGTAGGACAAGCGGGCAATTACGTGGCCCGACTCGATCCGAAAACCGGCGCCTTCACCCGCATTGAAATCGACAGCGGAACGTACCCACACTCCGTTTCGATAGACGAGCGTGGCAACGCCTGGTACACCGGCAATCGCAACGGCATGATCGGCCGCATCGATGGACGCACCGGGGTCATCACGCGCTATCCTATGCCCGACCCCGCCGCCAAAGACCCGCACACGATCGCCTTCGACGCGAAGGGTGATCTGTGGTTCACGCTGCAGAACAGCAACATGGTGGGTCATCTCGTGCCGGCCACCGGCAAAGTCTCGCTGCTCACCATGTCCACACCGGCGGCACGACCGTACGGCATTGTCATCGATCGCAGCGGACGCCCGTGGTTCAACCTGTTCGGCACCAACAAGATCGGCACCATCGATCCCACATCGTTGCGTGTGCGTGAGTATGTCCTGCCCGACGCGCGTGCCCGCGGCCGACGCATCGCCCTCACCAGCGACGGTGGCGTATGGTACGTGGACTACACGCGCGGGTTTCTGGGCCGGCTCGATCCCGTCAGCGGCAACGTGCGCGAATGGCCCATGCCCGGTGGCGCGGTGTCACTCCCCTACGCCATGACGGTCGACGACGAGGACCGCTTGTGGTTTGTCGAAACCGGCTCGCAACCCAATCGCCTGGTGGGATTCGATCCCCGCTCGACGAAATTCTTTTCGCGCACCGACCTTGGGCCGGCCACGCCGAATACGGTGCGACACATGGTGTTCGACAAGGCAACGCGATCCATCTGGTTCGGCAGTGATCGCGGGACAATCGGGCGCGCCGTGGTGCCCAAAGGGACCGCGCGCCCAATTGGATGAAGACCTGCGCGTACTTCGCTGACTCGCAGCGCTCCCATCTTCATTCTCACGTCTTTCCTCTCCCGTTTCCCACGACGGCATCGTGAACACTGCCGCACCGCGGCCCCGTGTGGCATTCCAGGGCGCACTCGGCGCGTTCAGTGAGTTGGCAATTCAACAGCAATGGCCCGATGGCGCCGTTTCGGTTCCCAATGACACGTTTGAAGGCACTGTCCAATGCGTACTGTCCGACAACGCTGACTTTGCTGCAATTCCCGTAGAAAATGCCATCGCGGGACCCGTGCACATCGCGCTCGAAGCGCTCGACACCCATGAGGCACAGTTGGTCCGCCACGGCGAACTTCGGGTGGTCATCCATCTCTGCCTGATGGCGCCGCCTGGCGCATCACTCGCCAACCTGCGAGTCATTCGAAGCCATCCCATGGCACTTGCCCAGTGTCGTATCTTTTGTGCTCGTCATGGATGGCTTGCCCCGGAACCGCACGCCGACACGGCCGGAGCGGCCTGCGACGTGGCAGCACAGGGTGATCGAACCATCGGCGCGGTGGCCGGCGAATCGGCCGCACAG
This sequence is a window from Gemmatimonadaceae bacterium. Protein-coding genes within it:
- a CDS encoding UvrB/UvrC motif-containing protein, which codes for MVAPPVRLHVRPPLSTPAQRRALRDLVRADCANAPGVYRMLGPTGLVLYVGQSRRLRTRLLSYFRATKRRDKAARILRHAFAIEWEYTNCEFSALLRELRLIKQHRPQFNSMMVTDDWPRAYIALTGGAVPGVTVVPRSDDPSAIAMFGPFRKVSMLREAVRALADATGLRDCALEEAAPTAKTSTLWFDSETGGAVSARRPTRTRAPGCLRHELGTCAGPCIGAGDGAAYRAQATQIRDFLEGKSDAPVDNLERAMQAASAALEFERAAVLRDRLERVRWLHQRVQHFHANMDRLISVSRPWRGRQRMVYLVRRGTVRAEVRAPSTAKARSQLETLARRIFDGPDPSGADIPSHDLDEFYLVASWFRRRADERAKTRPANPR
- a CDS encoding response regulator transcription factor, which translates into the protein MRLLVVEDDPRLATLIARGLREQTYAVDVVGNGKDAIVQAAVNSYDAIILDVMLPGLDGFAVLKELRARGMRTPVMMLTARDAVADRITGLDSGADDYLNKPFDFGELLARLRALLRRPENLQSDVLRVGDLEIDRLAHTVSRAGMPIALTAKEFSLLELLARRANTVVSRADIVAHVWDDNHDTFTNAVEVYVNRLRGKIDKAPWPAMLHTRRGAGYVLSATAPP
- a CDS encoding HAMP domain-containing protein, translated to MVAANRVPTRRRTNTRPGAHIAPTPPVDPDTVALSPPVRELLRLKPLGNETLLRSLTIDDQIWRAALVRVGPGIVDSLEPALIVGVLRSDEEDVAVLDRVRTTLLLAIPFALAVTILAGYLLARRSLAPVEEMAASAARISAATLDERLPVSNPYDELGRLATVVNDLLARVDVAFRVQRQFVADASHELRTPIAIVRGEADVALQMPTRAEAEYRDALAIIRDESVRLSRIIDDLFLLARADAASPIHQRERVDIGELLAASVRSVRTIADDQHMRLTLEHAGDNRDAVFVDGDPVLLRRLLLNLLDNALKHTPRDGAISVAFRNTASHVVIVVADSGPGIPPELRPRIFDRFVRGAVDAGEGLSSGTSRVPTASGAGLGLAIAQAIAHAHGGQIVLDNTTTGAAFRVTLLRD
- the mprF gene encoding bifunctional lysylphosphatidylglycerol flippase/synthetase MprF, which produces MTHPATAESLPSASSLHGESVAWRRWLLPLTSLVILVIAGIVVRDELHTTTYHAVMHTLSTWSRRSLLDALALTVACYAVLPLYDVLGLRYARTPIPLRKSLQASLFAYAFSQTLGFAAITGGAFRLRFWTESGLTTSDVARAATFSAIGFWIGLLGASGLALTFEPLPSAAIAYASSTVFRAIGIGLLGVVLSYLVLASVRRRPIVIGGVALAPPGVVLTALQVAVAAADWTLAAAVLWALLPATPGLGFVAFLGSFALAQAIGLASHVPGGLGVFDSLMVVLLTPVIGAPLAIAALVAYRAVYYLLPFMIAALMLAVMLARRRQRDLANAARFTARLAGRWGPTVLPTILSAATFIAGLILLLSGATPAERSRVAALERILPLGVIEVSHLTGSLVGAALVVLAWALRRRLDAAWVLSVIALSAGIVASLLKGLDIEEALILATVLTVLIPSRAAFHRRAALLAEPLEPEWVVAIVAAIGASVAFGLFAYRHVEYDSDLWWRFSRHADAPRFLRSTFVVLGSTVILAFWRLMRHAPADPVLPDAVTLMRAKGIVLRASDTRANLALLGDKALLMDDADRSMLMYGVEGRSWVALGDPIGDVDAGDELAWRFRELADRHGGWTVFYEVGTSRLPLYIDLGLSLLKLGEEALVPLADFSLDGNTRKGLRRVMKDAEKRQVTFEIVHETDVPPLLPTLASISEAWLEEKHVREKGFSLGRFDADYLAHQPIALVRHAGTPVAFANVWRAGNRAELSVDLMRWTPVAPPGVMDFLFTNLMLWGHAESYAHFSLGMAPLSGLESRALAPLWNRAGAFVFKFGEHFYNFRGLRQYKDKFDPIWEPRYLASPGGLALPRILTNVAALISGGLGGLVRK
- a CDS encoding lyase; its protein translation is MTALPARLAILSCSAVLMVPGAISAQPTTATTADTVRLTEWTVPWEKTTPRDPSLDASGRVWFVGQAGNYVARLDPKTGAFTRIEIDSGTYPHSVSIDERGNAWYTGNRNGMIGRIDGRTGVITRYPMPDPAAKDPHTIAFDAKGDLWFTLQNSNMVGHLVPATGKVSLLTMSTPAARPYGIVIDRSGRPWFNLFGTNKIGTIDPTSLRVREYVLPDARARGRRIALTSDGGVWYVDYTRGFLGRLDPVSGNVREWPMPGGAVSLPYAMTVDDEDRLWFVETGSQPNRLVGFDPRSTKFFSRTDLGPATPNTVRHMVFDKATRSIWFGSDRGTIGRAVVPKGTARPIG